In Burkholderia lata, the DNA window GGCCCAATGGGTCAACGACGGCGGAAGGATCCGACTCGGCCCCCATCGGTACCGTCGACGTCGGGTGCAGGTAGGCGGCGGCGTTGGCGATGATGTTGGCGCGCAACGCGGCCGGATCGTTGGCGCTGATGCCGGCACCCGGTGCCATCTCGTGATCGACAAGCGACGAGAAGGGGGCTGTTCGGCCGATCTCTCGCGACAGCTGGACCGCCTCGACCATCCGGTCGAGGTCGTTCGTGTCGCTGAAGAAGTTGTAGCGAATATGTGGCGCGATACGCGGATCGCGGCTTGCCAGCCGCAACTGGCCGAGCGATCTGGGCAGCGTGACCGCGCAGGCCAGCACAATTGCGCCGCCAGTCGGGCTGACCTTCGGGTCGATCAGGTGCGTGGCCGAGATCTGCAGGTCGAGCTCACCCGGCTTCGCGCTTTGCGACGGCGTCCAGACGATCGCGCCGGCGGCGGGCGTCATCGCGTTCGCTTCGCGCTTCAGTGCGTAGACGTTGTAGAAGAACGGGTGGTCCTGCAGTCGGTTCCCGACCGGCAGATCGGAGACGGTGGCGATGCCCAGCTCCGACAGATGCGATTGAGGCCCGATGCCCGAGCGCATCAGGATCGCCGGGCTGCCGAACGCACCAGATGCGAGGACGACCTCGCCGGCCGGGATGACTTCGCCGCCGACGAGCGCGACGCCGGCTGCACGTTTGTGCCGGATGACGACGCTGTCGACTTCCGCGTCGCCGCGAATCGTGAGGTTCGAACGGGCGCGTACCGCGGTAGTCAGGTAGGCGATACCGGTATTTACGCGCACGCCGTCGACGACGTTGAGTGCGTAGTAGCCGACGCCTTGAGGGTCAGCGCCGTTCAGGTCCGGCACGCGCCGCATGCCGAGCGCTTGCGAGCCTTCGACGAATGCGCGCATCGACGGCGTGTTGTCGGCTGCAGTCCGTTGTCGGATCGGGAACGGGCCGTCGCGGCCGTGCCAGGCATCGTCGCCGGCCGGCGTGTTCTCCAATGCCTTGTACGCGTCGAGCACGGCTTCCCACGACCATCCTTCGATGCCGCGGGCGGACCAGCGCGCGAAGTCGGCAGGGCGGGCGCGCATGGCCACTGCGGCATTGACGGCCGAGCTGCCGCCGACGACGCGGCCGCGCGGCACCGGGATATCATGGCCGAGCCGGGCCGCGTCCTCGGTGTGGTAATGCCAGTCGTACGCCGGGGAGCCGGCGACGACGTTGGCATTCGTCAGTACCTCGGGGTAGCTGCCGGGCGCGAAATTCGGTCCGGCTTCCAGCAGCAGCACGCTGCGCCGCGGGTCCGCACTCAGCCGGGCGGCCAGTACGGCGCCGGCCGATCCGCCGCCGACGATCACCACGTCGAAGTGTCGTGACTTCTTTCCGGATTGCGTGCTGGCCGAGACCTTGCCTGCAAGCGCCGCCATCGCGGCGGCCGCGCCGGCCACCAGAACCTGACGTCTTGATACTTTCATGATCCAACTCCTGTCCATGCCCCCGGACGCGATGTGGCCCGGAGCGCTCGTCGATCGGTATCGACCGGCCGTAACTACAGAATGGATTCAGACGTATGGATCAACAAGATGGATGCTATGGAATTAATGTCCAATAGTTTGGACGATGATGCTACGACACGACCTTTGGGATGCGCTCAACCAGGAAGTCGAGAAACACGCGCACCGACGGCAGCATGCCGTGCCGGAACGGCAGTACGGCGGTGATGGTGGCTTCGCCGGCGAGCCAATCGGGCAGAATGCAGCGCAGCGCGCCGGAGCGGACTTCGTCGCGACAGACATAGCCAGGGAGCGCGACGACGCCGAGTCCATCCTGCGCGGCCTGTTTCAGCGTGACCAAGTCGTTGCCTGCGAGGCGTGGCTTCAGCGGGACGCTGACTTCACCCTGCGACGGATGCTTGAGCTTCCAGGCGAACGGAAGATGGTGCCTTGTGACGAACAGCGAATCGTGCCCGGCCAGCTCGTCCGGCGCGACGGGCTGGCCACGTCGGTCGAGATAGTCCGGGCTGGCGAATAGGAACCACGGGGCAGGGGCCAGCTTGCGTTGCACGAGCGCGGAGTCGGATAGCGGCCCGTTATGGGCACGCAGCGCAAGATCGAAATTGCCGCCGACGATGTCGGTCTGTTCGTCGCTGACGTGCTCGATCACGTCGATTTTCGGGTAACGCTTGATGAAATCCGGAAGGATCTGGCGCATCGCGTAGAGCGACGTGGCCACCGCAGTCGTGAACCGGATCGTGCCGATCGGTTCGACCAGGCGCTCGCGGACGGCGTTCTCGGCTACTTCGGCGCGCTCCAGCATTGTGACGGCGTGACTGTAGAAGAGCTGGCCTGCGTCGGTCACGCTTAAGCTGCGCGATGTTCGGTTGATCAGCCGCACGCCGAGCGCGGCTTCCAGCTGCTGAAGCCGGTGGCTGACGGTCGATTTCGGGATGTCGAGGTTCCGGCTGGCCGCCGTGAGTCCTCCCGATTCGACGATTCGGACGAAATAGCGAAAGTCGTTGAGATCCAGCATGTTTGATCCGTATGGTTCGATCAATTGGACGATCTGATTCTAGTCGTCTTCCTACTGGAACGTATGCCGACTGGGTCGATAAGTACATTTCGTGCGAAATTCGACGCATTGCTAATGCAATTCTGTCGGCAGGTGGCCAAAATGGTGACGGCTGGGCTGGGCTGGGCTGGTGCGGCTGTCCGACGACGTGCCGGACATAGCCGTTGCGCACGAATTTGGCGTTCAGAGTTGGCGCCGACGGCGCTGTTGTCGTGGTGTGGGGGGCGGCGCCGGAGCCAACTCTAGAGAGGTCGTGTGGCCTGCTGCCCGAGGCGAATCGGCGCTGGCTTAACAAGCGACCCGTTCGCTTGAGTTAGCTGTATCGCCGTGTCGTGGCGTTCCAGCTTCTAATCGGACGACTACGATAATATCGTCGATGGCAACGTGTCAAAGGAGTCCTTATGTCGGTGTCCCTTTGTGCCGCGGCTCATCAATTCCGTCCAGGTGCACTCGATAAAGCGTGACATGCGTGGAGGCCGCAGTTCGAAGGATTTTGAAATAACTCTATAGGCATTCCGGTAGACATAGCAAACAATCCAATGTTGCAGTGTCACGCGTAGTCTTCAAATACTTGTGCCCATCTGGCGTTTCCGCAACCGTCACTTCTGCGGCCTGGCCATCGACGACGATAAAGAACTCGCGTCGCCCCGCCTCGAGTTCCGAGATGACATAGGGGATGTCCATCTTCCATCTCGCTCCGTGAGAGGGGCTGATTCCCCCGATGTGAGATATCGCCTCATGTCGGGCCGACTGGCCTGTTCTCTTTATACATCGAATTTGCTGTATCGCTGCCATTGTCAATCTCGCGCCCATAGATCATTCGAAACAGGTCTGTTGAGAACACTCAAACTCCTGCGAACAGGCAAACAGGATCGATGCAAGCCGGGCGCAAGAACGCGAACCGAAGGGGCTCCCTCCAGTTCGCTCGTGACGGAGATGTGGCTTGCTTCTCTTCGAGTTATCGACCCCGGTTAGGCTTTCTGGATCAGGCCGAGCTGCATGAGTGCGGTGACACCGTCGTCCAGGCCCAGTTCCTCGACGATCATGCCGTCTTTCAGACGAAGTACCGTCGTTCCCGTGAAACGCATCTTGCGACCCGTTGCCGCCGGCAGCCCGCCGACGAGGAAGTCGCTGAATGCGGGGCCGGTATGCGTACCACCACCTTCCCACTGGCCGACGACGAAATCACCTTCGGCGATGAGATCCGTAACACCCCAGAAGTTCAGGTCCGGGAATGCCGCGCGGAAGTCGGTCATGAACGCCTTGATGTCGTCGCGGCCGCGACGCGGCTCGTGCAGAGAGTACTTCAGGAGCATATCCGGCGCAGCGATTTGATCCACGATGCTGAGGTCGCATTTTTCGCCCCAGAAGTTGGTGAACCAGCGGCCGACGACTTCCTTGTTGTCCTGTTCTTTCGACATGATCGACTCCTTCGTGTGCTCAGTTGATGGGGAAGCGGAATTGCTGCGCCCGAGACGAACAATATCGATCGATGAGATGGGCTTCTACCCGTTTCTTGCTGCGAAATTCAAATTTCTCCGTCGACGCGTTCGATCACTAACGTTGCGAAGTTTCAAAGCAAGAAACGGATCGAACGGTCGTGGTTCGGCGCCTATCGTTGAGGTCATCTTCACAACCTCACGCGGTGTAGCTGCCCGACCAAACGAGCGTCATGAGTTCGAGCGACCACGTGATTCTCTACTCAACGAAAGCGGGAGTCTCCATGAAGCGCATCGGGTATCTTTCTAATGCCTTCGATCTCTTTCACGTCGGACATCTGAACGTATTGCAATACGCAAAGGCGCGATGTGACTACCTCGTCATCGGCGTGACAACCGACGAGGTGTTCACCAGGGTGTCCGGTTACAAGCCCGTGATCCCATTCGAAGTACGGATAGAGATCGTGCGCAGTGTGCGTTTCGTCGACTCGGCAGTTGCAGACGACACGGGGAACTACGTTGATGCGTGGAACACGCTGCGGTTCGATCGCTTGTTCGATCATTCCGAAGATGTGGGCACACAGGCAGAGGCAGGTGAAATTGCCGACGTGATCGTCCCTGGCATCGAGGTGATTCGACTCCCGGATCTACCTACGACCACGAGCGCCTCTCTTCGCGGCTCAATCGAGAATCTGAACCGACTTGCCGTTGGGCAACGGTTGCGCGCGGATCGAGTCTCTCCGAGCTTGCAGCTGGCAGTCCACTGAATCGAATTCGGCCCTTATTGGGCACATATTCCTCGTCGCCGAAATGGCATCGCCAACGGGCCGACTGTAGGGAACACCTGATCACCACGTTTATATGTACTCGTCTGCTCAAGAATCGGTGCATCAAATCCATTCGTCGAATACTGCCGATGTCGCACTTCACGTGCTGTGCACGGCCGCCAACACGTCGAGTCCGCTTGAGGAAGTAAGACTCGATCGCCTTGTGACCTCGGTCCTCGATATCGACGAGATGGAAGCCGAGCGACTGGAAGTGCTCTCAGGAGGTAAGTCGACCGTGCCGTTCAGAACGCCACGGCGATTTCACGAAACGCTAGTGTGGGCGATTGGCGAGCTCCAACTGTCGCAGTTCTTCTGTTCGTCCACTCAAGGTCATGACCACCGGAGCATCTGCCCTAGCGCCTATGACGAGCGGCGCGGCCAACACCATCCTGGCGAGATGGCGGCCTGGCGCGCGAATTTCCGTGCCCTCTCACCCGAGCGCCAGATGATCGCGGCTACGATCGTCTGGCTCTATCGGTCGGGTCCCGACTCCATCTGGCTCCGACGAGTTCCATGTAACTGGCGCGCGATCGATGCCTTGCGATACATGGCCGATGCCGGTTGTCTTGCGATCTGGCTGCGATTGATCGCCCGATTTCCGGGATGGTGATTGGGAAATCGAATTTGACCGCAAGGACCAGAGTTTGGAGACGTCGATCAGTGCCTAAACTTGTCGCATACCTTATCAAAAAGGAGATCTGCCATGAAGAACCGTCCTTCTACTGCTTTCAAGTACAACTTCCGCGCTCCGGGCAGCGACGTCGAAGGCCCAATTCGTTATGCGATTGGAAAGACCGTCCGCGAAATGATTCTGGTCGGAAAAAGTCGCCGCGGAATCTGCGCGATCTTTCTTGGTGATTCGCATCAAGCGTTGGTCGATGAACTTGAGGCGGAGTTTCCGCATAATCCTCTAGAGACGGACCAGCTTGGACTGCACCGTGAGTTGGTCCAGGTCATCGCGTTCATTGACAAGGATATTGCCGAAGGGGTCATCGATCTCGACATTGGCGGCACGCCTTTCCAGCAGCAGGTGTGGCAGGCATTGTGTGGCATCCCTGCCGGTCAGACTCGTAGCTATGGCGAGGTAGCACGAGACCTCGGCGTACCTGAGGCGGTTCGTGCTGTCGCAAGCGCATGCGCGGCGAACGTGCTTGCAGTAGCGATTCCGTGTCACCGAGTCGTTCGTCGCGATGGATCGGTATCCGGTTATCGCTGGGGGGTGGATCGCAAGCGTGCACTGCTCTCGAAAGAGAGCGAGCAATGAGCACGTTCGACAAGGACCGCTACTGGTCTGTGGATGGGCGCGAAATCCTCGGGGAGAACGCATTCATTCTCCGAGGATTTGCGCTGCCCGGCGCGGGCGATCTCCTCGAGGAGATCTCAAGTATTGATGCTCGCGCACCCTTTCGAAATATGGAGACGCCTGGTGGCTTCCGAATGTCTGTCGCAATGACGAACTGCGGGACGTTGGGTTGGACGACGGATCGGAGTGGCTACCGTTACACCGTCATCGATCCGGACACAGCCAAGCGTTGGCCGGCAATGCCGGGGTTGCTGTCAGCACTCGCGAACAACGCTGCGGCAGTCTGCGGTTTCCCTGATTTTGAGCCCGATGCTTGTCTGATTAATCGGCACCTGCCCGGGGCGCGCCTCTCATTGCATCAGGACAAGGACGAGCGCGATCTCAACGCACCAATCGTGTCGGTGTCTCTAGGAATGACAGCCATATTCCTGTTTGGTGGGCACGCGCGCGGTGATAGCGCCGAACGCGTTCTCCTCCGCCATGGAGACGTTGTTGTATGGGGAGGCGTCGATCGAATGCGGTATCACGGGATACTGCCACTGAAGGACGTCCCGCATCCGTTACTTGGTAGCCAACGGATAAACCTCACGTTCAGGAAGGCCGGATAAGGATACAGTGGCGCTGCACTCACGACGGCCCGTTCAAGGGCAGTCGTGACCACTATCGCGTGCGCACCACGCACGCGATCAGCCGTGTGCATTCAAGAGAGCGAATCGGACTTGAACTGTCCGTGCACGACTCACCTTGATGTCCGGATAGGCCAGGATTAAGCCCTGATCGGCACGATTCATTCTTGGCGTGTCGGTCGGCGGAATGCGTTCCAGGTGGAGGCGCATGTCGACGAATGAGGTTTGTGAAGCGGTCCGCGCGATTTCATGCAGTACCTGCCGGTGGTGCCGTGACCAACCCCGATAGATCAACGCTCGCCTTCAATGATCCGTACAGGTTCATTGCGATGTAGGCAGGCAGAAGATCAACACGATGCTCGTTGTTCAAGAACGTGCACGCTATCTTGCACACCTCGCCGAGATCCACGAAAACAAGGGATGCGACCGAGAACCGTCGTTGAGCGAACTGAAAGTCATGCTCAGTGAGAGTCGGGCGCGCCTTCAACATCGTGTGGACGGGATGTCCGCTCGGCAGCTTTAAGCCATAGCCAGGCTCATCCGACATGCGCTGCAGATCGGAACCATAGAAGTGAATCCCGCTGTAGTGCTCAACGCATCTGTAAAGTGCCCAAAACTGGTCCGCGGGCCAATACGAGATACGGCGAGATCCGTTGTACATCGCGTACTTGATCCAGACGCTATCTACGCCGCCGGACGCACCGGCGAACGCTGAGGTGAAACTGCTGACGAGATCGGGCTCGTCGCTTGCCTTGCGCTTATCCGCACCCACTCTTTGCTCCTGATGCCATACGGAATGTCCCCCGAGTCTCGGTGCTCGCGCATTGAGCCGCACTCCGATTCTTGCGATCGAATCTGCCTCATCTCCGAATGTCCAGGTACCAGTGAGCGCCACACCGCGATCGAGGCCTTCGGCATGCGCTCAATACGGGCACATGCGCACCGGATACTGACGTCCACTAGCGCCATCGACCAGGCAGAGTTCACCCGCGCTCATCGAGGGCCGCGATCCGCGAACGACAAATCGCTGCCGGCGCCCTTGGGAGATTTGCATTCCATCGCAAGAATCGGAGTGGCTCGTCGCGTCCTGTTCGGCAAAGTGCGCACCTGGCGCGGGCCATATCCGCGCGTCACCGATGCCTATGAGGAAACCATGACGACGAACCGTGTTGTGCAGCAAGCGTTCGCCTATAGCGAAGAGCAGAACTCATCGCCAACGCTGACGCGGCAGCTTCTCGAAGAAGGTAGCGTGGCTGCGCTTGCAGCCATCGATTCTCCTGGTATGCGGATGCTCACCGAGTCTGAACGATCGGCGTCGCTGCGGGAGACGCTGGCCGCGCGGCCGGCGGGAGACATCTGGGTTTTTGGGTACGGCTCGCTCATATGGAATGCGGCGATCGATGCCGTAGAAAGGCGTGTCGCAAGGGTCGATGGCTGGCATCGATCATTTTGCCTTTCAATCACGGCATTACGCGCGACAGCGGATCGCCCCGGGCTCATGCTTGCACTGGACCGCGGTGGGTCGTGTCATGGGGCCGCCTATCGTCTGGCCGAGGCGAACATCGAGCGCGAGCTGCAGTTGCTCTGGAGAAGAGAAATGGTCTGCGGTGCCTACGTGCCTCGGTGGGTGGATCTGAAAGGCATTTCCGGGGAGGCGATCGGCTCTGCGATTGCCTTCACCATCGATACGACCGTTCCGCAGTATGCAGGTCACCTCGAGCACGACGTCGTTGTACGCAAGCTGGCTACCGCTTCCGGTACATTGGGCAGCGCCCGCGACTACCTGTTTCGAACGTGCGAAGGTCTGCGCGCCAGCGGGCTCCGCGACGCTGCACTTGAACACCTCGCTGCCAGCGTGCGGATCGTTCACGCGGACGGTCTTCTGTCAGTTGCTTAGTCCATTGGACAGTCATTGTCCGTATCGACATGATCGCTCGCATTGAGATCGGTCGGCTCGTGGAGTCGTGAAACATCGACCTGTTCCGAATTGCCGCGGCTGCGCCTCAAAAGAGTAAGCAGGGCATCGTCCAAATTTGCGCAGCAAGAATCGGAGTGTTGGAAGGATTGCTGATCACTATTCTGTTGCTCAGACCATCAGATGATGTCGATGGTTTTCCGAAACCAACTGTGAGAACTTTTGAAATGAGCAAAGAAGAGCAAAACAAGGAAGTCGTCGTGCGCTGGTTCACGGAATTCTGGGGCAAGAATGTCAATTTCTCGGTGATCGATGAAATCGCCGCACCGGACATGCTGCTCAAGTACTCGCTGCATGAGCCGCGCCGCGGCCGCGAAGACATCAAGGCGTTCATGACGGACTTCCGCGCAGCGTTCCCCGATCTGAACTTCTGGGGTACGGCCGACCTGATCGCCGAAGGCGATTACGTCGTCGGTCAGTGGGAAGGCGGCGGCACCCACACCGGCCCCGCGTTTGACGACTTCCTGGTCGGCGGGCTGCCTGCTGCCACCGGCCGCACGATGCGCTTCACCGGCACGACCGTGTTGAAGGTGATCGACGGGAAAATCGTGGAAGAACTCGGGCTGGACGACGGCGTGGCCGCACTGACCCAACTCGGTCTGATCAAGACGACGGCCGTCAACGGCGACGCCTGATCGGTTAGCCGCCACCACGCCGTCCAGGCGTGACATACAGATCGGCAGGCACGGAAAAGGTCCGCACTTTGTTGCGGACCTTTTTTTGATCGTCAGGGCATCGAGTTCCAGTTGAATCGTTGAAGGGCCGTGCTTTCGAGTTCAAGAATTCAACCGCAAATACCGGAGTTTCGATCGACGGGCAAGTTCGTACACTGACATCATCCCGTAATCAAGTGAGCGATGTCCCATGACAGTCCGTTCCGTTTCTACGTTCAAATACGTCTTCCGTGCCCCGGGCAGTCGGGTTGTCGATTCCATTCGATTCGCCGTCGGTCAAACGACGCTTGGCTTGGTCATGGTCGGACGTAGTCAACGCGGCGTGTGCGCGATCTTTTTGGGTGACGATGCAATGGCCCTGCAAGCGCAACTCGCAGCAGCGTTCCCGACCAACGAACTGCGCGTTGACCAGGCTGCGCTTGCCTTGGAGCTCAGACAGGTCATTGCGTTCATCGACAACGAGCAGCCCGCCGGCGTCATCGATCTCGATATTTGTGGGACTGCCTTCCAGCAAAAGGTTTGGCAGGCGCTGTGTGAAATACCGGCTGGCCAAACCCGGAGCTACAGCGACGTAGCGCGAGATCTCGGTACCCCGGAAGCCGTTCGGGCTGTAGCAGGCGCTTGCGCCTCAAATGTCATGGCTATTGCCATTCCTTGTCATCGCGTCGTACGCAGCGACGGCTCCGTGTCCGGCTATCGCTGGGGTGTCGAGCGCAAGCTCGCGCTGTTGGCCGAGGAGTGTGCGCAATGAAGCTCAAGACTCGGCGTGAGCAGGATATGACGCCCTTGACTTACGATTGGCCGGGTGTCGAACGATCGCTCGATACTTACGGCAACGCTGTTCTTCCGAATTTGCTGACCGCAGAGCAATGCAACGCCCTTGCCGAGCGCTATGCAAAGGAGGATGGCTTTCGCACGCGAATCGTGATGGCGCGACACGGGTTCGGGCGCGGCGAATACAAGTACTTCGCGTATCCGTTGCCACCGCTGCTCGACGGGTTGCGACATGCGTTGTATCCCCGGCTTGTCCCGATTGCCAATCGCTGGAACAGGCAATTGGGTAGCGACACGCAGTTTCCGGTCGACCTGGATGTGTTTCTCGATCGATGTCACCTTGCCGGGCAGAGCCGGCCGACGCCGCTGATCCTTGAATATGGTGAGGGTGATTACAACTGCCTGCACCAGGACCTCTACGGCGACCACGTGTTCCCTTTGCAGGTAGCCATTCTGTTGTCAGCTCCCGGCTCGGATTTCACGGGTGGCGAGTTTGTCATGACGGAGTATTCAACCCAAGGCCAACGAGCAGACGTTGTCTCGCTGCGTCAGGGCGATGCAGTGGTATTCACCGTCAATCAGAGGCCTGCAATGGGGCAGCGCGGACTTCGAAGCGTGGCAATGCGACATGGCGTCAGTCGTATTCGTAGCGGCAGCCGTCACACCGTCGGCCTGATCTTTCACGATTCGAGGTGAGCATGGATTCGCTGCATCTTTTCGAGACGGAAGGTGAACACCTCCGCATTGGCGCCGACGCCGTCGTGCTTCGTGGGTTCGCCCTGCCGTATCTGCACGGACTGTTGCGTGCAATTGTCGATATTGACGCGATCGCTCCGTTTCGGCACATGGTGACGCCTGGTGGTTTCACCATGTCTGTTGCCTTGACGAACTGCGGGGCATTGGGATGGACGACTGATCGTCGCGGCTATCGCTACACCTCTGTTGACCCCGACACTGGATTGCCGTGGCCGGCCATGCCGGAGGTGTTTGCACGGCTAGCGAAAGAGGCCGCCGCGGCAGCAGGGTTCGACGATTTCGAGCCGGATGCCTGTCTCGTCAATCGCTATGCTCCCGGCGCGCGCCTTTCGTTGCATCAGGACAAGAACGAGCAGGATTTTAATGCGCCCATCGTCTCGGTCTCTCTGGGCATGAAAGCCGTGTTTCTTTTCGGTGGTCACGAGCGCTCCGATCCCACAACCAAAGTGCCGCTTTATCACGGTGACGTGGCCGTGTGGGGAGGCGTTGATCGTCTGCGCTACCACGGTGTGATGCCGCTCAAGGAGGATCCGCATGGTCTTCTCGGACGCCAGCGAATCAACTTCACGTTCCGTAAGGCGGGATGACGTCGTGAATTCGACAGCAAGGGACGGAGTGTTTTCTGGTGATGGCGCAACTAAAGTATGGCGGGTTGCTGGAGTGTACCTATGAAAACCATTTCCGTAGAACCGATGAACGAACAGTCCGAAGCGCGATACCAGGTCGAGGCGCATTGCCAGTCGCTGGTGGATATCGGTGCGGCGCGATGGTGGGTCAACGATGACGGCGCTACCGAACTGCACATGACGAGCGGCGAGACCTATCTGTTTGGGGAATGGGGTGTCACCCGGCTGAAATGAACCCAATCGGAGCGCCCAATCTGGTCTTCCGACTCACCTCGCAAGGAACATCATGCACATGTATAAGAGTGTCGTGGCATCGCCACTGGGTGACATGCTTCTCGTCACGGACGCGCAGCGAGCTGTGCGTGCGCTCGATTTCGCCGACCACCAGGCACGCCTCGATCGTGGCCTGCGCGAGCACTATGGCCGTGTTGGCTTGACTGAGGTCACCGCGCCTGACGAGATCGCCGACGCCATCACGCGTTACTTCTCGGGTGAGCTTGCGGCGTTGGACACGCTCCGGACGGAAACTGCCGGGTCCGACCTGCAGCGCCGCGTGTGGGCTGCGTTGCGCCGTATCCCGACGGGCACGACCACTACCTACGGCAAACTCGCGAAGGCGCTGGGATTCGACGATCCACGCGCGGCAATCGACATTGGCGCTGCCAATGGCGCCAACCCGATCGCGATCATCGTGCCGTGCCATCGCGTCATCGC includes these proteins:
- a CDS encoding methylated-DNA--[protein]-cysteine S-methyltransferase yields the protein MHMYKSVVASPLGDMLLVTDAQRAVRALDFADHQARLDRGLREHYGRVGLTEVTAPDEIADAITRYFSGELAALDTLRTETAGSDLQRRVWAALRRIPTGTTTTYGKLAKALGFDDPRAAIDIGAANGANPIAIIVPCHRVIAANGDLKGYAWGLHRKRWLLEHEGAIPPQRTEPQTATLPGF